Proteins encoded within one genomic window of Amycolatopsis sp. 2-15:
- a CDS encoding TOBE domain-containing protein, protein MRLSTRNQLVGTVSAVKPGAVMTVVTVQLDGGQSVTASITKDAAEELELEVGKPVTALVKSTEVMLGVE, encoded by the coding sequence ATGCGCCTGTCAACCCGCAACCAGCTCGTCGGCACTGTGTCGGCTGTGAAGCCCGGCGCGGTCATGACCGTGGTCACGGTCCAGCTCGACGGCGGCCAGTCCGTCACGGCCTCGATCACCAAGGACGCCGCCGAGGAGCTGGAGCTCGAGGTCGGCAAGCCGGTGACCGCGCTGGTGAAGTCGACTGAGGTCATGCTCGGCGTCGAGTGA
- a CDS encoding MarR family winged helix-turn-helix transcriptional regulator: MPQRNERADLARAVMELIDAGHRRISRHLDLTRVRVLGTVAARQPVRPNAIAAELGLTASATSRHLAALEEAGQIAVEPDPVDSRTFLVRQTESGRADAEATVAAGAAVFADVISDWTDEDVTTARELITRLNEAWATRGDAASAAQRGSGPRWRRKRQSVEGEDQR; encoded by the coding sequence ATGCCGCAACGAAATGAACGAGCAGACCTGGCCCGCGCGGTCATGGAGCTCATCGACGCCGGCCACCGCCGGATCTCGCGGCACCTTGACCTGACCCGGGTGCGCGTGCTGGGCACCGTCGCGGCCCGGCAGCCCGTGCGGCCGAACGCGATCGCGGCCGAGCTGGGGCTGACGGCGTCGGCGACCAGTCGCCACCTGGCCGCGCTGGAGGAGGCCGGGCAGATCGCGGTGGAGCCGGACCCGGTGGACTCGCGGACTTTTCTGGTGCGGCAGACGGAAAGCGGCCGCGCCGACGCCGAAGCCACGGTCGCCGCCGGGGCGGCGGTGTTCGCCGACGTGATCTCCGACTGGACGGACGAAGATGTCACCACGGCGCGCGAGCTGATCACCCGGCTGAACGAGGCCTGGGCGACGCGCGGTGATGCGGCTTCGGCGGCTCAGCGCGGGAGTGGGCCACGTTGGCGAAGGAAACGGCAATCGGTCGAGGGGGAGGACCAAAGGTGA
- a CDS encoding dihydrolipoamide acetyltransferase family protein: MAVFKLPDLGEGLTDAEIVAWHVAVGDTVTVDQTVVEVETAKASVEVPVPFAGRVATLHGAAGDVLTVGSPLITVEEAPAFLEPGVVTPSPEPSPEGSGNVLIGYGTGTAQARRSRRARGTRRPEAAVMSAPRPVNERVRVVSPLVRQLAKQSGVDIHALAGSGTDGIISRADVERAIAAPVTAAAPATSDERRIPLRGVRKTVADKLTRSRREIPEATVWVDVDATALLETRAALNADAHAPKISLLALLAKFTVEGLRRFPELNAHLDGDEIVIPSAVHLGFAAQTDRGLVVPVVPGAHELSVEQLSGALAERTGRARSGSLAPAELTGGTFTINNYGVFGVDGSAAIINHPEVAILGIGRIIDRPWIVDGQVVPRKITELTLAFDHRVCDGGTAGGFLRFIADCVESPLRLLRGL, encoded by the coding sequence ATGGCCGTCTTCAAGCTGCCTGACCTGGGCGAAGGCCTGACCGACGCCGAGATCGTCGCGTGGCACGTGGCCGTGGGCGACACCGTGACCGTCGACCAGACGGTGGTGGAGGTCGAGACGGCCAAGGCGAGCGTCGAGGTGCCGGTGCCGTTCGCGGGCCGGGTCGCGACGCTGCACGGGGCGGCCGGCGACGTGCTGACCGTCGGCAGTCCGCTCATCACGGTGGAGGAGGCACCGGCGTTTCTCGAGCCGGGAGTGGTGACGCCCTCACCGGAGCCCTCGCCCGAGGGCAGTGGCAATGTGCTGATCGGATATGGCACCGGCACAGCTCAGGCGCGGCGGTCCCGTCGTGCTCGGGGCACACGGCGACCCGAAGCTGCTGTGATGTCCGCGCCGCGGCCCGTGAACGAGCGGGTGCGCGTGGTGTCGCCGTTGGTGCGGCAGCTGGCGAAACAGTCCGGTGTGGACATCCACGCGCTCGCCGGTTCGGGTACCGACGGGATCATCAGCCGGGCCGACGTCGAGCGCGCGATCGCGGCGCCGGTCACCGCTGCCGCCCCTGCCACCTCTGACGAACGCCGCATCCCGTTGCGCGGTGTCCGCAAGACCGTCGCCGACAAGCTCACCCGCTCGCGCCGGGAAATCCCCGAGGCGACAGTGTGGGTCGACGTCGACGCGACGGCCCTGCTCGAAACCCGCGCCGCTCTCAACGCCGACGCGCACGCGCCGAAGATCAGCCTGCTCGCCCTGCTGGCCAAGTTCACCGTCGAAGGCCTGCGTCGTTTCCCCGAGCTCAACGCCCACCTCGACGGCGACGAGATCGTGATCCCCTCGGCCGTGCACCTCGGGTTCGCCGCGCAGACCGACCGCGGCCTCGTGGTCCCTGTCGTGCCCGGCGCGCACGAGCTGTCCGTGGAACAGCTGTCCGGCGCCCTCGCCGAACGGACCGGGCGCGCCCGCTCCGGCTCGCTCGCCCCCGCCGAGCTCACGGGCGGCACGTTCACGATCAACAACTACGGTGTGTTCGGCGTCGACGGTTCCGCCGCGATCATCAACCACCCCGAGGTCGCGATCCTCGGGATCGGCCGGATCATCGACCGCCCGTGGATCGTCGACGGCCAGGTCGTGCCGCGCAAGATCACCGAGCTGACGCTGGCGTTCGACCACCGCGTCTGCGACGGCGGCACGGCGGGCGGGTTCCTGCGGTTCATCGCGGACTGCGTCGAGTCACCGCTGCGGCTCCTGCGCGGCCTGTAA
- a CDS encoding alpha-ketoacid dehydrogenase subunit beta has translation MTATLESTSDTLTMAGALNRALADALGEDERVLVFGEDVGTLGGVFRVTDGLAARFGETRVFDTPLAESGIVGTAIGMAMNGLRPVVEMQFDAFAYPAFEQITSHLAKLRNRTRGAVELPIVIRIPYGGGIGGVEHHCDSSEVYYTHTAGLRVVTPASPADAYALLRQAIDSPDPVIFLEPKRRYWEKETVRLDHRSSTLDRAVVRRSGTDVTLISYGGALGITLEAAAAAAEEGYRAEVIDLRSLAPFDLDTVAASVRRTGRAVVVHEASRFCGYGAEVAAQLSETCFHYLEAPVLRVGGFDIPYPAPNLEKHHLPNVDRVLDAIERLQWDDAAPLTNTEA, from the coding sequence ATGACCGCGACCCTGGAGTCCACTTCGGACACCCTCACCATGGCGGGCGCGCTCAACCGCGCCCTCGCCGACGCGCTGGGCGAGGACGAGCGCGTGCTCGTGTTCGGGGAGGACGTCGGCACCCTCGGCGGCGTCTTCCGCGTCACCGACGGGCTGGCCGCCCGCTTCGGCGAGACGCGCGTCTTCGACACCCCGCTCGCCGAGTCGGGCATCGTCGGCACGGCCATCGGCATGGCGATGAACGGCCTGCGGCCCGTGGTGGAGATGCAGTTCGACGCGTTCGCCTACCCCGCGTTCGAGCAGATCACCAGCCACCTCGCGAAGCTGCGCAACCGCACCCGCGGCGCCGTCGAGCTGCCCATCGTGATCCGGATCCCCTACGGCGGTGGCATCGGCGGCGTCGAGCACCACTGCGACTCCTCCGAGGTCTACTACACGCACACGGCCGGCCTGCGGGTCGTCACGCCGGCTTCGCCTGCCGACGCGTACGCGCTGCTGCGCCAGGCGATCGACAGCCCGGACCCGGTGATCTTCCTGGAGCCCAAGCGGCGCTACTGGGAGAAGGAGACCGTGCGGCTCGACCACCGGTCGTCCACTCTGGACCGCGCGGTGGTTCGGCGCTCGGGCACCGACGTCACGCTGATCTCCTACGGCGGCGCGCTCGGCATCACGCTGGAAGCCGCCGCGGCGGCCGCGGAGGAGGGCTACCGCGCCGAGGTGATCGACCTGCGCAGCCTCGCCCCGTTCGACCTCGACACGGTCGCCGCTTCGGTGCGGCGCACCGGGCGCGCGGTTGTGGTGCACGAGGCGAGCCGCTTCTGCGGTTACGGCGCCGAGGTCGCGGCCCAGCTGTCGGAGACCTGCTTCCACTACCTGGAGGCGCCCGTGTTGCGCGTCGGCGGGTTCGACATCCCTTACCCCGCGCCGAACCTGGAGAAGCACCACCTGCCGAACGTCGACCGAGTACTCGACGCGATCGAGCGGCTGCAGTGGGACGACGCGGCCCCGCTCACGAACACGGAGGCGTGA
- the pdhA gene encoding pyruvate dehydrogenase (acetyl-transferring) E1 component subunit alpha, translating into MTTTERTAASFFLPSEEPLGLINADGAPVAEPALEMPADDVLLRLHRAMVSGRRFDAQATALTKQGRLAVYPSARGQEAGEIGSILALRPQDWLFPTYRDSMAVVARGVDPVEVLTLLRGDWHCGYDPYRANVAPQCTPLATNTLHAVGFAHAAKTKGEDTVALVLLGDGATSEGDTHEALNFAAVWQSPVVFLVQNNGYAISVPLSKQTAAPSLAHKGVGYGMPSVLVDGNDAAAVHAVVEQAVARAAAGGGPTLIEALTYRVESHTNADDASRYRDRAEVEAWLTRDPIARLERYLTDRGLLDDAAREEISARAETEATSLRERMNTDTVLDPADLFRHVYAEPTAALRRQAEDLTAELSLGAEE; encoded by the coding sequence GTGACCACCACGGAACGCACCGCCGCGTCGTTCTTCCTCCCGAGCGAGGAGCCCCTGGGCCTCATCAACGCCGACGGCGCGCCCGTCGCCGAGCCTGCCCTGGAGATGCCGGCCGACGACGTGCTGCTGCGCCTGCACCGCGCGATGGTCTCGGGCCGCCGCTTCGACGCGCAGGCCACCGCGCTCACCAAGCAGGGCCGCCTCGCCGTGTACCCGTCCGCCCGTGGCCAGGAGGCGGGTGAGATCGGCTCGATCCTCGCGCTGCGTCCGCAGGACTGGCTCTTCCCGACCTACCGCGACTCGATGGCCGTGGTCGCCCGCGGCGTCGACCCGGTCGAGGTCCTCACGCTGCTGCGCGGCGACTGGCACTGCGGCTACGACCCGTATCGCGCCAACGTCGCGCCCCAGTGCACGCCGCTGGCCACGAACACGCTGCACGCCGTCGGGTTCGCCCACGCCGCCAAGACCAAGGGCGAGGACACCGTCGCGCTGGTGCTGCTCGGCGACGGCGCCACCAGCGAAGGCGACACGCACGAGGCGCTGAACTTCGCGGCCGTGTGGCAGTCGCCCGTCGTGTTCCTGGTGCAGAACAACGGTTACGCGATCAGCGTGCCGCTCTCGAAGCAGACCGCGGCGCCTTCGCTCGCGCACAAGGGCGTGGGTTACGGCATGCCGTCGGTGTTGGTGGACGGCAACGACGCGGCCGCCGTGCACGCCGTGGTGGAGCAGGCGGTCGCGCGCGCCGCCGCCGGTGGCGGGCCGACGTTGATCGAGGCCCTCACCTACCGCGTCGAGTCGCACACCAACGCCGACGACGCCTCCCGCTACCGCGACCGCGCCGAGGTCGAGGCCTGGCTCACCCGCGACCCGATCGCGCGGCTCGAGCGTTACCTCACCGACCGCGGCCTGCTCGACGACGCCGCGCGCGAGGAGATCTCCGCGCGCGCCGAGACCGAAGCGACGTCGTTGCGCGAGCGCATGAACACCGACACCGTGCTCGACCCGGCCGACCTGTTCCGCCACGTGTACGCCGAGCCGACGGCCGCGTTGCGCCGCCAGGCCGAGGACCTCACCGCCGAACTTTCTCTCGGAGCGGAAGAATGA
- a CDS encoding Lrp/AsnC family transcriptional regulator, which yields MSEPGGRMAAALDEVDLKLIAELKADGRASMRALAERVHISRAGCYTRVERLHREGVITGYAAVTDPRRLGQGLAAYVYLKVTQNSWRTVSAALKSIPEIEHGGLVSGDNDLILFVRTSDADSLRDLVFERLQAMPDVLSTHTVLVFDEL from the coding sequence ATGTCCGAGCCGGGTGGACGAATGGCGGCGGCCTTGGACGAGGTCGACCTGAAACTCATCGCCGAGCTCAAGGCCGACGGGCGCGCGTCGATGCGCGCGCTCGCCGAGCGCGTGCACATTTCGCGAGCGGGCTGTTACACGCGGGTGGAGCGGCTGCACCGCGAAGGCGTGATCACCGGGTACGCGGCGGTGACCGATCCGCGGCGGCTGGGCCAGGGGCTCGCGGCGTACGTCTACCTCAAGGTCACGCAGAACTCGTGGCGCACGGTGAGCGCCGCGCTCAAGAGCATCCCCGAGATCGAGCACGGCGGGCTCGTCTCGGGGGACAACGACCTCATCCTGTTCGTGCGCACGAGCGACGCCGACAGCCTGCGCGACCTGGTCTTCGAGCGGCTTCAGGCGATGCCCGACGTGCTCTCGACGCACACGGTGCTGGTCTTCGACGAGCTGTGA
- a CDS encoding helix-turn-helix transcriptional regulator, whose protein sequence is MSEQRNTELGDFLRSRRAALTPAETGVPTYGTARRVPGLRREEVAQLAGVSVNYYTRIEQGESHQMSDSVMEAIANALRLDESERTHLLRLAWPAQVMRREAGPEMVRDSVLALVEGSIDQAAIIVGRRTDLLGGNRLGFALLGIDRDARPNLTKHMFLEPTMRDLMPDWERQARNAASYLRMATGELTDDPKLAELIGDLSIHSPEFARIWASHPVAECLHSVREYDHPLVGRLTLNEESLRMPDDSGQRIIFSGAEPGSPSAERLKLLDSLVS, encoded by the coding sequence ATGAGCGAGCAGCGCAACACCGAACTCGGGGACTTCCTGCGCTCCCGCAGGGCGGCGCTGACGCCCGCGGAGACCGGGGTCCCGACCTACGGCACCGCGCGGCGCGTCCCCGGGCTGCGGCGGGAAGAGGTCGCGCAGCTCGCCGGCGTGAGCGTGAACTACTACACCCGCATCGAGCAGGGCGAGAGCCACCAGATGTCCGACTCGGTGATGGAGGCCATCGCCAACGCGCTGCGCCTCGACGAGAGCGAGCGGACACACCTGCTGCGCCTGGCCTGGCCCGCCCAGGTGATGCGGCGCGAGGCCGGCCCGGAAATGGTGCGTGACTCGGTTCTCGCGCTGGTCGAGGGCAGCATCGACCAGGCGGCGATCATCGTCGGCCGCCGGACCGACCTGTTGGGCGGCAACCGGCTCGGCTTCGCGTTGCTCGGCATCGACCGCGACGCACGGCCCAATCTGACCAAGCACATGTTTCTCGAACCCACCATGCGCGACCTCATGCCCGACTGGGAGCGTCAGGCCCGCAACGCGGCCTCCTACCTGCGGATGGCCACCGGCGAGCTGACCGACGACCCGAAGCTGGCGGAGCTGATCGGCGACCTCAGCATCCACAGCCCGGAGTTCGCGCGGATCTGGGCGTCGCACCCCGTGGCGGAGTGCCTCCACTCGGTCCGCGAGTACGACCACCCGCTCGTCGGGCGGCTCACGCTCAACGAGGAGAGCCTGCGGATGCCCGACGACTCGGGCCAGCGCATCATCTTCTCCGGCGCCGAGCCCGGCTCGCCATCGGCCGAGCGCCTGAAGCTGCTCGACTCGCTGGTCTCTTGA
- a CDS encoding Atu2307/SP_0267 family LLM class monooxygenase has translation MTKYSVTLGLDTFGDVLSDDGGTPVSHAETIRGLVEHGVLADHVGLDFFGIGEHHTVDMPLSAPDVVLAAVAARTSRIRLGSAVTVLSSDDPVRVFQRYSTLDALSHGRAEVILGRGSSTESFPLFGYDLGDYDELFDEKVDLFSRLLEEKPVTWSGRLRPSLNGQEVVPHTETGPIPAWIGVGGSPESVLRTAKHGMSLMLAIIGGPAARFKPFADLFRDVQRRLDKPQKAIGLHMPGHIADSDEDAMEELYPHYVDVLTRVARERGFRPPSREQFLEEVSERGAWHVGSPETVARKIAASLKTVGATRFDLKYGLAGLPRGSVLRNIELYGTRVAPMVRELMAE, from the coding sequence ATGACGAAGTATTCGGTCACCCTCGGACTGGACACGTTCGGGGACGTGCTTTCCGACGACGGCGGCACGCCCGTCAGCCACGCCGAGACCATCCGCGGCCTGGTGGAGCACGGCGTGCTCGCCGACCACGTGGGCCTCGACTTCTTCGGCATCGGCGAGCACCACACGGTGGACATGCCGCTCTCGGCGCCCGACGTGGTGCTGGCGGCCGTGGCGGCGCGCACATCGCGCATCCGGCTGGGCTCCGCCGTCACGGTGCTGAGCTCCGATGACCCCGTGCGCGTCTTCCAGCGCTACTCGACCCTCGACGCGCTCTCGCACGGACGCGCGGAGGTGATCCTGGGGCGCGGGTCGAGCACCGAGTCGTTCCCCCTGTTCGGCTACGACCTGGGCGACTACGACGAGCTGTTCGACGAGAAGGTGGACCTGTTCTCCCGCCTGCTGGAGGAGAAGCCCGTGACGTGGTCCGGTCGGCTGCGGCCCTCGTTGAACGGCCAGGAAGTGGTGCCGCACACGGAGACGGGCCCGATCCCGGCGTGGATCGGCGTCGGCGGCAGCCCCGAATCGGTGCTGCGGACGGCGAAGCACGGCATGTCGCTGATGCTCGCGATCATCGGCGGCCCGGCCGCGCGGTTCAAGCCGTTCGCGGACCTTTTCCGCGACGTGCAGCGCCGGCTCGACAAGCCGCAGAAGGCGATCGGGCTGCACATGCCCGGCCACATCGCCGACAGCGACGAGGACGCGATGGAGGAGCTGTACCCGCACTACGTCGACGTGCTCACCCGCGTCGCGCGCGAGCGGGGTTTCCGGCCGCCGTCGCGGGAGCAGTTCCTGGAGGAGGTCTCCGAACGCGGCGCCTGGCACGTCGGCTCGCCGGAGACGGTGGCGCGCAAGATCGCGGCGTCGTTGAAGACCGTGGGGGCCACGCGGTTCGACCTCAAGTACGGGCTCGCCGGGCTGCCGCGGGGCTCGGTGCTGCGCAACATCGAGCTGTACGGGACGCGAGTCGCGCCGATGGTGCGGGAGCTGATGGCGGAGTAA
- a CDS encoding peptidase dimerization domain-containing protein: MSSDYQMRRRRVLQAFGVTGAATLAAMYTADPVLGATLGYDEKIGVDPATYTAPTGLAQDSPGKTTALTWLRDNAGEVTGLSDKVWSHAELSLREWNSALDSAELLRRNGFTIEWGAGGFPAAFVATYGSGKPVLGFNAEYDALPGLSQKTGVSTHDPVVYNYDAYGPTYGAGHGDAHNTLGAGSIGAAIAVSKAMQQNGLSATLKVFGASGEEQLVGKPYSAKAGLYEGLDGYLDWHPFTATRADWGTTSALMSATFTFLGAAGHGATPLGNKSGLDGALLMATMSEFLREKNVAPSGRFHYAIINGGGAPNVTPDMCSIWFFVREGSPARAQVLYDKIVECAKAAAQASQTKLIHKFHSGTWNSLGNKVAAEVLNDDMVKIGPPAFTAADQDLAKALQRSLGKPDIGMPTTLVPLTAPDPTFLGGPSVDTADVSWRTPKVTALIATFPAGIPNHNWAVTATAATNIGHQAALSAAKYLAATAVDLITQPELLQRMQQEFTERTRDANWKSMIPDGVQPPMYEPPADFLAKTGQKFPPPGITWPVPEVVAQEHLGTTGPALPPQV, translated from the coding sequence GTGAGCTCGGACTACCAGATGAGACGACGCCGGGTGCTGCAGGCGTTCGGGGTGACGGGTGCGGCGACGCTGGCGGCGATGTACACCGCCGACCCGGTGCTGGGCGCGACGCTGGGCTACGACGAGAAGATCGGCGTCGACCCGGCCACGTACACCGCGCCGACCGGGCTGGCGCAGGACAGCCCGGGCAAGACGACCGCGCTGACCTGGCTGCGCGACAACGCCGGCGAGGTGACCGGCCTGTCGGACAAGGTCTGGTCCCACGCCGAGCTGTCGCTGCGTGAGTGGAACTCCGCACTGGACTCGGCGGAGCTGCTGCGCCGCAACGGCTTCACGATCGAATGGGGTGCCGGCGGCTTCCCCGCGGCGTTCGTGGCCACCTACGGCTCCGGCAAACCCGTGCTCGGGTTCAACGCCGAATACGACGCGCTACCAGGGCTTTCGCAGAAGACGGGCGTCTCGACGCACGACCCGGTCGTCTACAACTACGACGCCTACGGCCCCACCTACGGCGCCGGCCACGGCGACGCGCACAACACGCTCGGTGCCGGCTCGATCGGCGCCGCCATCGCCGTGAGCAAGGCCATGCAGCAGAACGGCCTTTCGGCCACGCTCAAGGTGTTCGGCGCAAGCGGCGAGGAACAGCTCGTCGGCAAGCCCTACAGCGCGAAAGCCGGGCTCTACGAGGGCCTCGACGGCTACCTCGACTGGCACCCGTTCACCGCGACGCGCGCCGACTGGGGCACCACCTCGGCTCTGATGTCGGCGACGTTCACGTTCCTCGGTGCCGCCGGCCACGGCGCGACGCCGCTGGGCAACAAGAGCGGCCTCGACGGCGCGCTGCTGATGGCGACGATGAGCGAGTTCCTGCGCGAGAAGAACGTCGCGCCTTCCGGGCGATTCCACTACGCGATCATCAACGGCGGCGGCGCCCCCAACGTGACGCCGGACATGTGCTCGATCTGGTTCTTCGTCCGCGAAGGCAGCCCGGCGCGCGCCCAGGTGCTCTACGACAAGATCGTCGAATGCGCGAAGGCCGCCGCGCAGGCGAGCCAGACGAAGCTGATCCACAAGTTCCACTCCGGCACCTGGAACTCGCTGGGCAACAAGGTCGCGGCCGAGGTCCTCAACGACGACATGGTCAAGATCGGCCCGCCCGCGTTCACCGCCGCCGACCAGGACCTCGCGAAGGCGTTGCAACGCTCGCTCGGCAAGCCGGACATCGGCATGCCCACCACGCTCGTCCCGCTCACCGCGCCCGACCCGACCTTCCTCGGCGGCCCGTCGGTCGACACCGCCGACGTCAGCTGGCGCACCCCCAAGGTCACCGCGCTCATCGCGACTTTCCCGGCCGGCATCCCCAACCACAACTGGGCCGTCACGGCCACGGCGGCCACCAACATCGGCCACCAGGCCGCCCTCTCGGCCGCCAAGTATCTCGCCGCGACGGCCGTCGACCTCATCACGCAACCCGAACTGCTGCAGCGCATGCAGCAGGAGTTCACCGAACGAACCCGCGACGCGAACTGGAAGAGCATGATCCCGGACGGCGTCCAGCCGCCGATGTACGAACCGCCGGCCGACTTCCTCGCGAAGACGGGCCAGAAGTTCCCACCGCCGGGCATCACGTGGCCCGTGCCGGAGGTCGTCGCGCAGGAGCACCTCGGCACCACCGGCCCGGCACTCCCGCCACAGGTCTAG
- a CDS encoding alpha/beta hydrolase family esterase, translating to MRFAKLAAVAALALTATAVVPQTASATPSVRNYPKVSMGCTAPSTSLPLGQTVTQTITSGGLARGYLIHLPASYQPGHPKPVVMAFHGRKGDGSDIEEFSGIDGLDTIAVYPVGAKGLDDQRAWQSAPYAAQGVDDVRFVGDLLDHLQSTLCVDPLRIFATGKSNGAGFVSLLACQLPMRIAAFATIAGAFYPGTTVGCSSSVPAPIVDFHGTADPTIEYNGGTSHSEPIPNLMDWAQNWANHNHCAATPVETPIGSDVIQFSWQNCAVNASVTHYRILGAGHTWPGELVDSGPGSATQTVKAQQVIWSFFNAHTLGSGLFR from the coding sequence ATGAGATTCGCCAAGCTCGCCGCTGTCGCCGCGCTGGCTCTCACCGCCACGGCGGTGGTGCCCCAGACTGCGTCCGCGACCCCGTCCGTGCGCAACTACCCCAAAGTGTCGATGGGCTGCACCGCGCCCTCGACCTCCCTGCCGCTCGGGCAGACGGTCACGCAGACCATCACCTCCGGCGGACTCGCCCGCGGCTACCTGATCCACCTGCCGGCGAGCTACCAGCCGGGCCACCCGAAGCCCGTGGTCATGGCGTTCCACGGCCGCAAGGGCGACGGCAGCGACATCGAAGAGTTCTCCGGCATCGACGGCCTCGACACCATCGCCGTCTACCCCGTGGGCGCCAAGGGCCTCGACGACCAGCGCGCCTGGCAGAGCGCCCCGTATGCCGCGCAAGGTGTCGACGACGTCCGCTTCGTCGGCGACCTGCTCGACCACCTGCAGTCGACGCTGTGCGTGGACCCGCTTCGCATCTTCGCCACCGGCAAGTCCAACGGTGCCGGCTTCGTGTCCCTGCTGGCCTGCCAGCTGCCGATGCGCATCGCCGCCTTCGCCACGATCGCCGGCGCCTTCTACCCGGGCACCACGGTGGGCTGCTCGTCGAGCGTCCCCGCCCCGATCGTCGACTTCCACGGCACGGCCGACCCCACCATCGAGTACAACGGCGGCACCAGCCACAGCGAGCCCATCCCCAACCTCATGGACTGGGCCCAGAACTGGGCGAACCACAACCACTGCGCCGCGACGCCGGTCGAGACCCCGATCGGCTCCGACGTGATCCAGTTCTCGTGGCAGAACTGCGCCGTCAACGCCTCGGTCACCCACTACCGCATCCTCGGCGCCGGCCACACCTGGCCTGGCGAGCTCGTGGACAGCGGCCCGGGCTCGGCGACGCAGACGGTGAAGGCCCAGCAGGTCATCTGGAGCTTCTTCAACGCCCACACGCTGGGTTCCGGTTTGTTCCGCTGA
- a CDS encoding amino acid ABC transporter ATP-binding protein, whose protein sequence is MTQASTAAADAVTTTGTTVRYEHIDKTFGNTPVLHDIVLEAPGGTTTCIIGPSGSGKSTLLRCTNLLEIPTAGRIFIGDQAITDKGADVDRIRTRVGMVFQNFHLFPHHTVLDNVTLAQQQVLGVSRDEAVETARANLAAVGLAAYENRRPSQLSGGQQQRVAIARSLAMNPEVMLFDEATSALDPELVKGVLAVMRDLASRGMTMIVVTHEMRFAREVAEQVVFLDQGRLVEAAHPTEFFESPRSDRLRSFLDEVL, encoded by the coding sequence ATGACGCAGGCGAGCACCGCGGCGGCCGATGCCGTGACCACCACCGGGACGACCGTCCGCTACGAGCACATCGACAAGACCTTCGGCAACACCCCGGTGCTGCACGACATCGTGCTCGAAGCCCCAGGCGGCACCACCACGTGCATCATCGGCCCGTCGGGCTCCGGCAAGTCGACGCTGCTGCGCTGCACCAACCTGCTGGAGATCCCCACGGCCGGGCGCATCTTCATCGGCGACCAGGCCATCACCGACAAGGGCGCCGACGTCGACCGCATCCGCACCCGCGTGGGCATGGTGTTCCAGAACTTCCACCTGTTCCCGCACCACACGGTGCTCGACAACGTGACGCTCGCCCAGCAGCAGGTGCTCGGCGTGTCTCGCGACGAAGCTGTGGAGACCGCGCGGGCGAACCTCGCCGCGGTCGGGCTCGCGGCGTACGAGAACCGCCGGCCCTCCCAGCTCTCGGGCGGGCAGCAGCAGCGCGTGGCCATCGCGCGGTCGCTGGCGATGAACCCCGAAGTGATGTTGTTCGACGAAGCGACGTCCGCGCTCGACCCCGAGCTCGTGAAAGGCGTGCTCGCCGTGATGCGCGACCTGGCTTCCCGCGGCATGACGATGATCGTGGTGACACACGAGATGCGCTTCGCCCGTGAGGTCGCCGAGCAGGTCGTGTTCCTCGACCAAGGACGGCTCGTGGAAGCCGCCCACCCCACCGAGTTCTTCGAGTCCCCCCGCAGTGACCGGCTCCGGTCCTTCCTCGACGAGGTGCTCTGA